DNA sequence from the bacterium genome:
ACCCCGCGCACATCCCCGACGCAGGGAATGTCGCTCAGCTTCTTCAGCTTCTCACCGAGATAGCGCCCGACCTTCCGCGCGTTGGCGGGCAGATCCTCGCCCGTGAGAATCTCCAGGTTCTTCAGCGCCGCCGCGCAACAGGCCGGATGCCCGCCGTAGGTGTTGATCTGGGCGAAGAAGCTGCCGTCCTCCGGGTTGAGCGCATCGAAAACCTTGTCGTTCACCGCCACCGCCCCGATCGGGAGGTAGGCGCTGCTCAGTCCCTTGGCCATGGACATGATGTCGGGGGTGACACCGTAGGTCTGCGCCGCAAAAAGCTGGCCCGTCCGCCCGAAGCCGGTGATGACCTCATCGAACACCATCAGGACGCCGTAGCGGTCGCAGACCTCCCGCATCCGCTGGAGATAATCCGCCGGGGGCGGAATCACCCCGCCGCCGCCGATCACGGGCTCGGCGATGAACGCCGCCACGGTGTCGGGCCGCTGGTAGCGGATAACGGCGTCGAGCTCCTCGGCGCAGCGCTCGGCGAGCTCCTCCTCGCTCTTCGCGCTGCTGCGGAAGAAGTAGGGCGCCTGCACATGGATGATCCCGGGGAGGAGGGGGCCGAAGTCCGAGCGGCGGTGGGTCTGGCCCGTCAGGCTCATCGCCCCGATGGTGCCGCCGTGGTAGCCCTGGTAGCGGGCGATGATCTTGTAGCGGCCGCCGTTTTTCGTGCCCCAGTTGCGGACCATCTTGATGACGGTGTCGTTGGCCTCCGAGCCGCTGTTGACGAACCAGACGTGCTCGAGCCCCTCGGGGAGCATGCCCGTGAGCTTGGCGGCGAGCCGCGCCGCGGGCTCGTTGATCAGCGTCAGCGGGGCGTAGGGGAGCCGGAGGAGCTGCTGGTAGGCCGCATCGGCCACTTCCTTGCGCCCGTAGCCGATATTCACGCACCAGAGGCCGGCCATCGCGTCAATGTAGGTCTTCCCGGCGGCGTCGGTGACGGTGCATCCCTCGGCGCTCGAGAGGATGTCGATCGGGGAGGCATCGAGCGAGCGGGCGTTGGTGAAGGGATGCCAGACATGGGCCTTGTCCAGTTCCCGGATTTCATTTGCATCCATCGTCGCGGTCGGCGGGGTCATATGCATTTCCTCTTCATCAAAGAGATACGCGCGCTATCGCGGCACAAACTCATCTGGCGGCACGAAAGAAAAGATCATAAATTCCGGGACCGCAAAGCGCAACGGCACGGCTACATCCCGGCCGCCACCTCCCCGATCGCCCGGTCGATCACCTCGGCGATGAAGTCCGCCTGCGCCTCCGTCAGGATCAGCGGCGGGGAGAACGTCAGGACATCGTTCACGTTCCGGAAGATGACGCCCGCCTCGTGGGCCTTCTTGTTCACCTTCGCGCCGGCCGAGCCGAGGGGGGCGAAGGGCTTTTTCGTCTTCTTGTCCTGGACCAGCTCCACGCGGGCGAGCAGCCCTTTTCCGCGCACATCGCCGACGATGGGATGCTTTTCGAGTTCCTTGAGCCGCCCCAGGAAATGATCGCCCACCTTGCGGGCGTTCCCCGGCAGGTTCTCCCGCTCGATGATGCCGAGATTCGCGATCGCCGCCGCCGCCGCGGTGGCATGGCCGCTGTAGGTGTTGCCGTGGCGGAACTCTTTGCCGTCCCCCGGCGTCCCGAGAAACGCCTGGTACACCTCATCGGTGCACATCGTCGCGCCCATCGGGACATAGCCGCTCGTGATTCCCTTCGCAAAGCACATGATGTCGGGCTTCACGCCATAAGTGCGCGAGCCGAACCAGGTGCCCGTCCGCCCGAAGCCGGTGATGACCTCATCGGCGATGAAGAGAATATCGTGCGCGGTGCAGATCTCGCGGCACTTCTTCAGATAGCTCTCCGGCGGCACGATCACCCCGCCCGCCCCCATGACGGGCTCGGCGATGAAGGCGCCGACCGTCTCCGGCCCCTCGAAGGCGATCGCGGTCTCGAGGGCGTGCGCCGCCGCCTCGGAGACTTCCTCCTCGCTCAGCCCCTCCCCGAAGTCGTTCCGGTAGCAGTTGGGCTCCGGGATATGCCGGAAGCCGGGCAGGAGCGGCTCGAACATCCGGCGGTTGGCGTTGATCCCGCTCGCCGAGAGCGCCCCGAACGTCACCCCGTGGTAGGCGTTGCGCCGGGAGATGATCTTGTACTTTTTCGCCTGGCCGAGATTCTTCCAGTACTGGCGGACCATCTTGAGCGCGGTCTCCACCGCTTCGG
Encoded proteins:
- a CDS encoding aspartate aminotransferase family protein, translating into MTPPTATMDANEIRELDKAHVWHPFTNARSLDASPIDILSSAEGCTVTDAAGKTYIDAMAGLWCVNIGYGRKEVADAAYQQLLRLPYAPLTLINEPAARLAAKLTGMLPEGLEHVWFVNSGSEANDTVIKMVRNWGTKNGGRYKIIARYQGYHGGTIGAMSLTGQTHRRSDFGPLLPGIIHVQAPYFFRSSAKSEEELAERCAEELDAVIRYQRPDTVAAFIAEPVIGGGGVIPPPADYLQRMREVCDRYGVLMVFDEVITGFGRTGQLFAAQTYGVTPDIMSMAKGLSSAYLPIGAVAVNDKVFDALNPEDGSFFAQINTYGGHPACCAAALKNLEILTGEDLPANARKVGRYLGEKLKKLSDIPCVGDVRGVGLIWGVELVEENGDPIPTAATSKILKYAHDDGVLFAKNAGIADGPANTVTISPPLILKEEEADKIADALEKALRRYQSER
- a CDS encoding aspartate aminotransferase family protein gives rise to the protein MAMTSQELDQAHRRSYWNPYMQMEVVREQGPKIFERAEGVYVWDTAGKKYLDAHASLWLMNIGFGREEVAEAAFAQMKKMPFFSTFVGFSNPPAIELAEKLKGLTAEEGMGKVFFSDSGSEAVETALKMVRQYWKNLGQAKKYKIISRRNAYHGVTFGALSASGINANRRMFEPLLPGFRHIPEPNCYRNDFGEGLSEEEVSEAAAHALETAIAFEGPETVGAFIAEPVMGAGGVIVPPESYLKKCREICTAHDILFIADEVITGFGRTGTWFGSRTYGVKPDIMCFAKGITSGYVPMGATMCTDEVYQAFLGTPGDGKEFRHGNTYSGHATAAAAAIANLGIIERENLPGNARKVGDHFLGRLKELEKHPIVGDVRGKGLLARVELVQDKKTKKPFAPLGSAGAKVNKKAHEAGVIFRNVNDVLTFSPPLILTEAQADFIAEVIDRAIGEVAAGM